In Methanococcoides sp. LMO-2, the genomic stretch CCAATATGGCAATTGCAAGTTCACTAGCAGCACTGATGGTACAGTATGAGTCAGCTGATCGTACTGAAACAAATGAGATGCTAAAAGAACTATTGATAGAGAATCCACACTTGATTGGAGCATATGTCGGATTCGAACCGAATGCCTTTGATGGAAGGGACGAAGATTTCATAGGAACTGAAGGTCACGACGATACCGGAAGGTTCGTACCATGGTGGAACACAATAAATGGCCAGATAAGTGTTGAGCCACTGGTAGATTATGAGACCTCAGAATATTATCAGGGACCTAAGACCCTTAAACAGAATGTAGTTACTGAACCATACCTCTATCAGGGAGCACTGATGGTAAGCTATGATGCCCCTATTATAAGGGACGGAGAGTTTGTCGGTATTGGTGGTGTTGATGTGTCCCTTAACTACGTAGATGAAGCAGTTAGCAGTGTAAAAGCCTTTGATACCGGATATCTTTTCATGGTAAGCAAAGAAGGAACTCTTGTATCACATCCGGTTAACAAAGAATGGATAGGAACTGCATCACTCTATGATTTTGAAGTTCCCCATATAGATATTGCTGCCGAAGATATAAGAAATGGAATTGGTGGCCATATTGAAACCATAGATCCAGTAACCTCAAAAGATGTTGTCATGTTCTATGAACCGATCGAGACCGGGAATTATGCTATTGTACTTGTGGTACCTACTGAAGAAATGCTTGCCGGGGTCAATTCCATAAGATCTGATCTGGTCTCTATTTACCTGTTCTCCATAGTTTTCATGGGATTAATGGCCTTTTTCATAGCCTCTTCCTTCACAAACAGAATCAATGAGATCGTAGCAGATTTCAAGAACATCTCAGGAGCAGCCATCCGAGGTGATTTCGATGCAAGGGCAAATACTGATGTAGAGGTTGATCTGAATCTGATACCTAAAGGTTTGAATGAGATCCTCGATGCTCTTACAAGTTATTCTAAAGAACTCCAGAATTCATATGAGCTCATCAGTAAAATGGAAGCGGCTGTTAACAGTAGCAGAGTTGTTGTTTTCTGGTGGAAGAATGATGAAGATTATCCTGTAGAATTCGTTTCAGATAATATTATACAATTTGGATATTCAACAGAAGAATTCAATTCCGGAAAAGTGCTCTACGGTAACATAATACATCCTGAAGACAGGAAGATCGTCTGGGAAGAACTGCAGACCTGCGCAAAAGAAGGAAAAACAAATTTCAACAAGGATTACAGGATAATAACAAAAAACGAGAATATTCTCTGGGTACATGAAGACACATACATCCAGCGTGATGAAAAAGGAAATATTACACACTTCCAGGGAACGATCCTTGACATTACTGAACGTGTTGAGGCTGAAGAAAGCCTCAAGGCTATGGAAGATGTAAGGACAAAAGAAATCCACCACCGTATAAAGAACAACCTTCAGGTCGTTTCAGGTATGCTTTACCTTGAATCCCTGAAGTTCAAGTACCAGGAAGTGATCGATTCATTCCGCGACAGTGAAAACCGCGTACGCTCCATTGCACTGATACATGAGAAACTATATCAGTCAAAGGATCTTGTGAGCCTGGATTTTGCTGACTACATAAAAAACCTAACAGACCACCTATTCCATTCATATAATGTCGAAGAGGAAAATGTTAAGCTGGTATTGAATGTAGAGGATGTTTTCCTTGGAATGGATTCAGCAGTACCTCTTGGAATAATCATCAATGAACTGACATCGAATGCATTGCAACATGCCTTTGGAAATAACGAAAAGGGGGAAATAAGGATCGATTTCCATAAAGAGAACGATGTGTTCGAACTTGTGATCAGCAACACGGGAGAACCATTCCCTGAAGATATAGACTTTAAGAATACAGAATCACTCGGACTACAGCTCGTAACAAACCTGACAGCACAGATAGATGGTGAGATCGAGCTTGATAAGACCAATGGAACCAAATTCAAATTAACTTTCCGTGAGAACAAATAAGGTGTAAACATGAAAGCTGCCAGGATACTCGTAGTTGAAGATGAAGCTATCGTAGCAATGGTGATCAAAAAGAGACTTATGAACCTTGGTTATAGCGTTTCAGGCGTTGCCGCTACTGGAAAGGATGCAATTACAAAAGTAGAAGGAACATTTCCCGACCTTGTACTTATGGATATAATGCTGAAAGGTGATATGGATGGAATCGAAG encodes the following:
- a CDS encoding histidine kinase dimerization/phosphoacceptor domain -containing protein, which produces MKFKLVLYIVVGISFILSASSIVIISTVTEQEEQLAYHDSIQNAKSFAHQYNADMKANMAIASSLAALMVQYESADRTETNEMLKELLIENPHLIGAYVGFEPNAFDGRDEDFIGTEGHDDTGRFVPWWNTINGQISVEPLVDYETSEYYQGPKTLKQNVVTEPYLYQGALMVSYDAPIIRDGEFVGIGGVDVSLNYVDEAVSSVKAFDTGYLFMVSKEGTLVSHPVNKEWIGTASLYDFEVPHIDIAAEDIRNGIGGHIETIDPVTSKDVVMFYEPIETGNYAIVLVVPTEEMLAGVNSIRSDLVSIYLFSIVFMGLMAFFIASSFTNRINEIVADFKNISGAAIRGDFDARANTDVEVDLNLIPKGLNEILDALTSYSKELQNSYELISKMEAAVNSSRVVVFWWKNDEDYPVEFVSDNIIQFGYSTEEFNSGKVLYGNIIHPEDRKIVWEELQTCAKEGKTNFNKDYRIITKNENILWVHEDTYIQRDEKGNITHFQGTILDITERVEAEESLKAMEDVRTKEIHHRIKNNLQVVSGMLYLESLKFKYQEVIDSFRDSENRVRSIALIHEKLYQSKDLVSLDFADYIKNLTDHLFHSYNVEEENVKLVLNVEDVFLGMDSAVPLGIIINELTSNALQHAFGNNEKGEIRIDFHKENDVFELVISNTGEPFPEDIDFKNTESLGLQLVTNLTAQIDGEIELDKTNGTKFKLTFRENK